Proteins co-encoded in one Pelobates fuscus isolate aPelFus1 chromosome 5, aPelFus1.pri, whole genome shotgun sequence genomic window:
- the MIDN gene encoding midnolin isoform X1, whose translation MAEQAQPHTSRSCGNGTREPLINLNIQSTTGTRYELSVSPEETVDGLKRRISQRLKVPKERLTLLLRETRLNSGKLQDLGVSDGSKLTLLPSVEAGLMSQVSRPEQSVMQALESLTETQVNDFLSGRSPLTLALRVGDHMMFVQLQLAAQQAGGPHVQHRHLIARGTEPNAAQQYRTLHSNTTPALSRLTSCTQNTPPSSSTPASSTHCDAPHTASVTTSVFRSHGEGVAVSSCSEQVPCNRNNEATPSPASGRPRKPGAIIESFVNHAPGVFSGTFSGTLHPHCQDSTGRPRRDIGTILQILNDLLSATRHYQGMPPSLTTLRCHTQCASQVRTSRPTSPRNVDPQQTPHTASCQAQSRLSKPTGDRLRQTENRATRCKVERLQLLMHQKRLRRKARRDSRAPYQWLPTRKSSRTSSNSSASSGDANLEMDFEDSLWKPEVKAELNSEFMVA comes from the exons ATGGCGGAGCAGGCACAGCCACACACTAGTCGGAGCTGCGGCAATGGCACCCGGGAGCCGCTCATCAACCTCAACATACAGAGCACCACCGGGACCCGCTACGAGCTCTCCGTGTCGCCCGAGGAGACGGTGGACGGCCTGAAGCGGCGGATCTCCCAGCGGCTCAAGGTGCCCAAGGAGAGGCTCACCCTGCTGCTTCGAGAGAC ccGTCTAAATTCTGGAAAGCTACAAGATTTGGGGGTTTCGGATGGGAGCAAACTAACCCTTCTACCTAGTGTGGAGGCAGGACTCATG TCGCAGGTGTCCCGCCCGGAGCAGTCTGTGATGCAGGCCCTGGAGAGTCTGACTGAGACGCAG GTAAATGACTTTCTGTCTGGCCGATCCCCTCTTACGCTTGCTCTACGTGTTGGAGATCACATGATGTTTGTGCAACTCCAGTTGGCAGCACAACAGGCCGGCGGGCCACATGTTCAACACCGTCACCTCATCGCTAGGGGGACAGAACCAAATGCAGCCCAGCAATACCGTACCCTGCATTCCAATACAACACCTGCCCTATCCCGCTTGACAAGTTGCACACAGAACACTCCGCCATCATCCTCAACACCAGCTTCTTCCACGCACTGCGATGCCCCTCACACAGCCTCGGTCACCACCAGCGTCTTCCGTTCTCATGGGGAAGGTGTGGCAGTGTCTTCTTGTTCAGAG caGGTGCCATGTAATCGCAACAATGAAGCTACCCCTTCCCCTGCATCTGGTAGACCTCGAAAACCTGGAGCCATTATTGAAAGCTTTGTAAATCACGCTCCTGGCGTCTTCTCAGGGACATTTTCTG GTACTTTGCATCCGCACTGCCAGGACAGCACAGGTCGTCCCCGCCGGGATATTGGCACAATTTTGCAAATTCTTAATGACCTGCTGAGTGCCACAAGACACTACCAGGGCATGCCGCCCTCCCTCACCACACTCCGCTGTCACACACAGTGTGCGTCCCAGGTCAGGACTTCTAGGCCTACCTCACCCCGAAATGTGGATCCCCAGCAAACTCCCCACACCGCAAGCTGCCAGGCCCAGAGTCGTCTTAGCAAGCCTACTG GTGATCGTCTGCGTCAGACTGAGAACCGGGCAACTCGCTGTAAAGTAGAGCGTTTGCAGTTGCTAATGCATCAGAAGAGACTGCGTCGAAAAGCACGAAGGGACTCCAGGGCTCCATATCAATGGCTGCCCACACGAAAGTCTAGTCGGACCAGCAGTAACAGCAGTGCATCTAGTGGAGACGCCAATCTAGAGATGGACTTCGAAGACTCTCTATGGAAGCCCGAAGTCAAGGCTGAACTGAATTCAGAGTTCATGGTGGCATAA
- the MIDN gene encoding midnolin isoform X2 — MAEQAQPHTSRSCGNGTREPLINLNIQSTTGTRYELSVSPEETVDGLKRRISQRLKVPKERLTLLLRETRLNSGKLQDLGVSDGSKLTLLPSVEAGLMSQVSRPEQSVMQALESLTETQVNDFLSGRSPLTLALRVGDHMMFVQLQLAAQQAGGPHVQHRHLIARGTEPNAAQQYRTLHSNTTPALSRLTSCTQNTPPSSSTPASSTHCDAPHTASVTTSVFRSHGEGVAVSSCSEVPCNRNNEATPSPASGRPRKPGAIIESFVNHAPGVFSGTFSGTLHPHCQDSTGRPRRDIGTILQILNDLLSATRHYQGMPPSLTTLRCHTQCASQVRTSRPTSPRNVDPQQTPHTASCQAQSRLSKPTGDRLRQTENRATRCKVERLQLLMHQKRLRRKARRDSRAPYQWLPTRKSSRTSSNSSASSGDANLEMDFEDSLWKPEVKAELNSEFMVA, encoded by the exons ATGGCGGAGCAGGCACAGCCACACACTAGTCGGAGCTGCGGCAATGGCACCCGGGAGCCGCTCATCAACCTCAACATACAGAGCACCACCGGGACCCGCTACGAGCTCTCCGTGTCGCCCGAGGAGACGGTGGACGGCCTGAAGCGGCGGATCTCCCAGCGGCTCAAGGTGCCCAAGGAGAGGCTCACCCTGCTGCTTCGAGAGAC ccGTCTAAATTCTGGAAAGCTACAAGATTTGGGGGTTTCGGATGGGAGCAAACTAACCCTTCTACCTAGTGTGGAGGCAGGACTCATG TCGCAGGTGTCCCGCCCGGAGCAGTCTGTGATGCAGGCCCTGGAGAGTCTGACTGAGACGCAG GTAAATGACTTTCTGTCTGGCCGATCCCCTCTTACGCTTGCTCTACGTGTTGGAGATCACATGATGTTTGTGCAACTCCAGTTGGCAGCACAACAGGCCGGCGGGCCACATGTTCAACACCGTCACCTCATCGCTAGGGGGACAGAACCAAATGCAGCCCAGCAATACCGTACCCTGCATTCCAATACAACACCTGCCCTATCCCGCTTGACAAGTTGCACACAGAACACTCCGCCATCATCCTCAACACCAGCTTCTTCCACGCACTGCGATGCCCCTCACACAGCCTCGGTCACCACCAGCGTCTTCCGTTCTCATGGGGAAGGTGTGGCAGTGTCTTCTTGTTCAGAG GTGCCATGTAATCGCAACAATGAAGCTACCCCTTCCCCTGCATCTGGTAGACCTCGAAAACCTGGAGCCATTATTGAAAGCTTTGTAAATCACGCTCCTGGCGTCTTCTCAGGGACATTTTCTG GTACTTTGCATCCGCACTGCCAGGACAGCACAGGTCGTCCCCGCCGGGATATTGGCACAATTTTGCAAATTCTTAATGACCTGCTGAGTGCCACAAGACACTACCAGGGCATGCCGCCCTCCCTCACCACACTCCGCTGTCACACACAGTGTGCGTCCCAGGTCAGGACTTCTAGGCCTACCTCACCCCGAAATGTGGATCCCCAGCAAACTCCCCACACCGCAAGCTGCCAGGCCCAGAGTCGTCTTAGCAAGCCTACTG GTGATCGTCTGCGTCAGACTGAGAACCGGGCAACTCGCTGTAAAGTAGAGCGTTTGCAGTTGCTAATGCATCAGAAGAGACTGCGTCGAAAAGCACGAAGGGACTCCAGGGCTCCATATCAATGGCTGCCCACACGAAAGTCTAGTCGGACCAGCAGTAACAGCAGTGCATCTAGTGGAGACGCCAATCTAGAGATGGACTTCGAAGACTCTCTATGGAAGCCCGAAGTCAAGGCTGAACTGAATTCAGAGTTCATGGTGGCATAA